A window of the Acidobacteriota bacterium genome harbors these coding sequences:
- a CDS encoding enoyl-CoA hydratase, whose amino-acid sequence MESKSEHKINLTLDDHDERGCVARIVVDYQARLNILNSELIRQLTEAVNGLADNERLRVLILTGAGDGAFIGGADINEMAALDNSSARDFISRLHEACVALRELPVPVIARISGYCLGAGLEIAASCDLRVAADHSTFGMPEVRVGIPSVIEAALLPRLIGWGKAAELIYTGESISAFEALACGLVERVVPREQLDHAVERWTQAILEAGPRAVRLQKELIREWERLPLDQAIERGIESFVAAYDTDEPRAMMKGFLGRREKKTGL is encoded by the coding sequence ATGGAATCGAAGTCTGAGCACAAGATCAATCTGACGCTTGACGATCACGATGAGCGCGGATGCGTGGCTCGCATCGTCGTCGATTATCAGGCGCGGCTCAATATTCTGAACAGCGAGTTGATCCGCCAACTAACCGAGGCGGTCAACGGTCTTGCTGACAATGAACGGCTGCGAGTGTTGATTCTGACAGGCGCGGGCGACGGAGCCTTCATCGGCGGAGCTGATATCAACGAGATGGCTGCGCTGGACAATTCGTCTGCGCGCGATTTCATCTCGCGATTGCATGAAGCCTGCGTCGCGCTGCGCGAGTTGCCGGTGCCGGTGATAGCCAGAATCTCCGGCTATTGTCTTGGCGCGGGATTGGAGATCGCGGCCTCGTGCGATCTGCGAGTTGCCGCCGACCATTCCACTTTCGGGATGCCCGAAGTCAGAGTCGGAATTCCCTCGGTCATTGAAGCCGCGCTGCTTCCGCGACTGATCGGATGGGGAAAGGCCGCCGAGTTGATCTACACAGGCGAGTCAATCTCGGCCTTCGAGGCTCTGGCTTGTGGCCTCGTCGAGCGAGTCGTCCCGCGCGAGCAGCTTGACCATGCTGTAGAGAGGTGGACGCAAGCGATTCTGGAAGCCGGCCCGCGTGCTGTGCGTTTGCAAAAGGAGTTGATCCGCGAGTGGGAACGATTGCCGCTCGATCAGGCGATTGAGCGAGGCATAGAGTCATTCGTTGCGGCCTATGATACCGACGAGCCTCGTGCAATGATGAAAGGATTTCTCGGGCGCCGGGAAAAGAAAACCGGGCTCTAG
- a CDS encoding thiolase family protein has translation MREAVVVASSRTPLAKSFRGSFNLTRPDDLAAHCIKDVLRKTPQLDPAEIEDVILGCGQPHGVSGTNVARVATIRAGLPVSVAATTVNRFCSSGLQSIAMAAHQIMNEGADAAIGGGVESITMMSRDNHPNPWVLEHKPGIYMVMGDTAEVVAKRYKVSRDAQDIYSLSSQQRTARAYTQGFFNEELAPMKVTRGILDKKTGEIVEKEEHLCDRDECNRPDTTLEGLAGLKPYFDQTSGEGTVTAGNSSQLSDGASATLLMSADRARALGITPKLIFRGFAVAGCEPDEMGIGPVFAVPKLLKRHGLQVDDIDLWELNEAFAVQVVYCRDQLGLDPAKLNVNGGSIAIGHPFGMTGSRMVGTIANEMLRRKAKYGVVTMCIGGGQGAAGLFEACN, from the coding sequence ATGAGAGAGGCAGTAGTAGTAGCGAGCTCGCGAACGCCCCTGGCGAAATCGTTTCGCGGCTCGTTCAATTTGACGCGCCCCGATGATCTGGCCGCGCATTGCATCAAGGACGTGCTGCGCAAAACGCCGCAACTGGATCCCGCCGAAATCGAAGACGTGATCCTCGGCTGCGGTCAGCCACACGGCGTCTCGGGAACCAACGTCGCCAGGGTAGCGACGATCCGGGCCGGGCTGCCGGTGTCGGTGGCCGCGACGACAGTCAATCGTTTCTGCTCTTCTGGTCTGCAATCGATCGCGATGGCCGCCCACCAGATCATGAACGAGGGCGCCGACGCAGCCATAGGCGGTGGGGTCGAGAGCATCACGATGATGTCACGCGATAACCACCCGAACCCCTGGGTGCTCGAGCACAAGCCGGGCATCTACATGGTGATGGGTGACACCGCCGAAGTCGTCGCCAAGCGTTACAAGGTCAGCCGCGACGCGCAGGATATCTACTCGCTGTCGAGCCAGCAGCGCACGGCCCGCGCCTATACCCAGGGGTTTTTCAACGAGGAGCTCGCGCCGATGAAAGTGACCCGCGGAATTCTGGACAAGAAGACCGGGGAGATCGTCGAGAAGGAAGAACACCTGTGCGACCGCGACGAGTGCAACCGGCCTGACACGACGCTCGAGGGGCTCGCCGGGTTGAAGCCTTACTTCGATCAGACCAGCGGAGAGGGAACCGTTACGGCGGGCAACTCATCGCAGTTGTCTGACGGCGCTTCGGCGACGTTGCTGATGTCAGCCGACCGCGCCAGGGCGCTGGGAATAACGCCCAAGCTGATCTTCCGAGGCTTTGCGGTTGCCGGCTGCGAGCCGGATGAGATGGGAATAGGGCCGGTGTTTGCGGTGCCTAAACTGCTCAAGCGTCATGGATTGCAGGTCGATGACATCGACTTGTGGGAGCTTAACGAAGCATTCGCGGTGCAGGTTGTCTACTGTCGCGATCAACTTGGACTAGACCCGGCGAAGCTGAACGTCAACGGCGGCTCGATCGCTATCGGCCATCCATTCGGGATGACCGGCTCGCGGATGGTTGGGACGATTGCAAACGAGATGCTGCGCCGCAAAGCGAAGTACGGCGTGGTGACGATGTGCATCGGGGGCGGTCAAGGCGCGGCCGGTTTGTTCGAAGCTTGCAACTAA
- a CDS encoding 3-hydroxyacyl-CoA dehydrogenase NAD-binding domain-containing protein, producing MNELVSQTREGEIAIITINNPPVNALSPGVPEGIAAAIAAAAEDDSVKGVVLIGGGRTFIAGADIKEFGKVTSGEKGRGSLLPLLLAIEDCPKPTVAAIHGTAFGGGLEVAMAFHYRVAAPTAQVGQPEVKLGIIPGAAGTQRLPRLAGVAKAVEMCAFGEPVKASEALKAGIIDRIIEGDLLQGAVEFLREAIARNERHPKTRERDEKLGDPDSNAAAFSAAREQAKKTRRRMTAPLAAIEAVEASTKLSFDEGCKRETELFRECLFSDQSKALIHVFFGEREVAKIPGLSKDTKTLEISKAAVVGAGTMGGGIAMNYANAGIPVLLKETSQEFLDRGLATIKKNYANSVKKGRFSQEVMDQRMASITPTLTYDGFEEADIVTEAVFEGMELKKEVFSELDKICKPDAVLASNTSTLDIDEIASATSRPEWVIGHHYFSPANVMRLLEMVRGKATSAEVIATSMALAKRLKKVGALVGNCRGFVGNRMLAPYGREAQFLVEEGALPQDVDGALYDFGFAMGPLAMGDLAGLDVGWRIRKEYKHLEKPGIRQPALADRLCEMGRYGQKTGAGWYRYDENRNRIPDPEVEKLIERVAEEAGIERRKITPEEIIERTQYALINEGAKILEEGIALRAVDIDIIYLNGYGYPAWRGGPMWYANTVGVKKVYDRVCEFHDQHGELWEPAPLLKTLAEQGKTFADFDKEKGRAASGK from the coding sequence ATGAACGAATTGGTTTCACAGACACGCGAAGGCGAGATTGCCATCATCACCATCAATAATCCACCGGTCAATGCGCTGAGCCCTGGGGTCCCGGAAGGCATAGCGGCTGCGATCGCAGCGGCAGCCGAAGACGATTCAGTCAAAGGCGTCGTGTTGATAGGAGGCGGGCGGACCTTTATCGCCGGCGCGGATATCAAAGAGTTCGGCAAGGTCACTTCCGGCGAGAAAGGCCGGGGCAGCCTGCTGCCGTTGCTGTTGGCGATTGAAGATTGCCCTAAGCCCACGGTGGCGGCCATTCACGGTACGGCTTTCGGCGGCGGGCTGGAAGTAGCGATGGCCTTTCACTATCGCGTTGCCGCGCCAACCGCGCAGGTCGGACAACCGGAAGTCAAACTCGGAATCATTCCTGGTGCCGCCGGCACCCAGCGTTTGCCGCGCTTGGCAGGCGTCGCCAAGGCCGTCGAGATGTGCGCCTTCGGAGAACCGGTGAAAGCCAGCGAAGCGCTGAAAGCCGGAATCATCGATCGCATCATCGAAGGCGATCTGCTTCAGGGCGCCGTCGAGTTTCTCCGCGAAGCGATTGCCAGGAATGAACGTCATCCGAAGACGCGCGAACGTGATGAGAAACTCGGCGACCCGGATTCCAACGCCGCGGCTTTTTCCGCCGCGCGCGAGCAAGCAAAAAAGACCAGACGCAGAATGACGGCGCCGCTGGCGGCTATCGAAGCGGTCGAAGCCTCGACGAAGCTGTCCTTCGACGAAGGCTGCAAGCGCGAGACCGAGCTCTTTCGTGAATGTCTATTCTCTGATCAATCCAAGGCGCTGATTCACGTCTTCTTCGGCGAGCGCGAGGTCGCCAAGATTCCCGGCTTGTCCAAAGACACCAAGACCCTCGAGATTAGCAAAGCTGCCGTAGTCGGCGCGGGCACGATGGGCGGCGGCATCGCTATGAACTACGCCAACGCCGGCATCCCGGTGCTGTTGAAAGAAACCTCGCAAGAGTTCCTGGATCGAGGTCTGGCGACGATCAAAAAGAACTACGCCAATTCAGTCAAGAAAGGCCGCTTCAGCCAGGAGGTTATGGACCAGCGAATGGCCTCGATCACGCCGACGCTGACTTACGACGGTTTTGAAGAGGCCGACATCGTGACCGAAGCAGTGTTCGAAGGCATGGAACTGAAGAAGGAAGTGTTCTCAGAACTCGACAAGATCTGCAAACCGGACGCGGTGCTCGCGTCGAATACTTCGACGCTTGATATTGATGAGATCGCCTCGGCTACGTCACGCCCGGAGTGGGTGATCGGCCACCACTACTTCAGCCCGGCAAACGTGATGCGCTTGCTGGAAATGGTGCGCGGCAAAGCGACGAGCGCCGAGGTGATCGCGACGTCGATGGCGCTGGCGAAGCGGTTGAAAAAGGTTGGCGCGCTGGTCGGGAACTGCCGGGGATTTGTCGGTAATCGAATGCTCGCGCCCTACGGCCGCGAAGCGCAGTTCCTGGTCGAAGAAGGCGCGCTGCCACAGGACGTGGACGGCGCGTTGTACGACTTCGGTTTTGCGATGGGGCCGCTGGCGATGGGCGACCTGGCGGGATTGGATGTCGGCTGGCGGATTCGCAAGGAATACAAACACCTTGAAAAGCCCGGCATCCGGCAGCCGGCGCTCGCCGACCGCTTATGTGAAATGGGTCGCTACGGACAGAAGACCGGCGCCGGTTGGTATCGCTACGATGAAAACAGGAATCGGATTCCCGACCCGGAAGTCGAGAAGCTGATCGAGCGCGTCGCCGAAGAAGCCGGCATCGAGCGTCGCAAGATCACGCCCGAAGAGATCATCGAGCGCACTCAATATGCGCTGATCAACGAAGGCGCGAAGATTCTTGAAGAAGGCATCGCCTTGCGCGCAGTGGACATTGATATCATCTATCTCAACGGCTACGGCTATCCGGCGTGGCGCGGCGGCCCGATGTGGTATGCCAATACAGTTGGAGTGAAAAAAGTTTACGACCGGGTCTGTGAATTTCACGATCAGCACGGTGAGTTGTGGGAGCCAGCGCCGCTGTTGAAAACCCTCGCTGAGCAAGGCAAGACCTTCGCGGACTTCGACAAGGAAAAGGGCCGCGCCGCGTCAGGCAAGTAA
- a CDS encoding DUF2235 domain-containing protein — MSRSTGSETDRDVQEAHASLLQIVGVPLVFLVVVTAVGWIFNAPFVGAVIGAALGVIVLGIYLFQIKTGRLYWRVATLNLSQPSEAPRNHIICIDGTAMHKEKKGNVYRFYDSIQDDCKRYYRGVGVKDNKDVALRVFKVEHGGTAIGGATGHGATALLRRAYFDFVKEYRPGDRIFIFGFSRGAAIARVLANWICRDEGLPESVRIQCLKRLTREDSVEDFEAKWPATKHTCQIEMLGLWDTVAAFGNPFNKKDPFDFTIPDGVKKTYHLVSIDEKRGTFDITLIKHNGQDNRVEEIWFAGDHSNVGGGLPDCGLSDISLRFMINRASGAINFTKEAIEFKGQPFKLKPEKQNEVVKLFSEESGWYWGSNIIRAFRVESEEPGALPHIHKSVFELKEALKLAGCKKYLQNVPEFTARDAYRLEERD; from the coding sequence ATGTCTAGGAGTACCGGAAGCGAGACAGATCGCGACGTGCAAGAGGCGCACGCGTCTTTGCTCCAGATCGTGGGAGTTCCGCTCGTTTTCCTGGTGGTGGTCACCGCAGTGGGTTGGATTTTTAACGCTCCATTCGTAGGAGCCGTCATCGGCGCGGCACTAGGAGTCATAGTTCTTGGGATATATCTCTTTCAGATCAAGACCGGTAGGCTCTACTGGCGAGTTGCGACCTTGAATCTGTCCCAGCCAAGCGAGGCGCCGCGCAACCATATTATCTGCATCGACGGCACCGCGATGCACAAAGAAAAGAAGGGAAATGTTTACAGGTTCTACGATTCTATTCAGGACGATTGCAAGCGCTACTATCGCGGGGTCGGCGTCAAGGACAACAAGGATGTGGCGCTCAGGGTTTTTAAGGTGGAACACGGCGGGACGGCGATAGGCGGCGCCACCGGTCACGGCGCTACGGCGCTTTTGAGGCGGGCGTACTTTGATTTTGTGAAGGAGTATCGACCGGGCGATCGGATATTCATCTTTGGATTCAGCAGAGGCGCGGCGATCGCGCGTGTGCTGGCCAACTGGATTTGTCGCGATGAAGGTCTACCGGAGTCCGTTAGGATCCAGTGTCTGAAACGATTGACCAGGGAAGACTCAGTGGAAGACTTCGAGGCAAAATGGCCGGCGACAAAACACACCTGCCAGATCGAGATGCTGGGGCTTTGGGATACCGTTGCTGCCTTTGGAAATCCGTTTAATAAGAAAGACCCGTTCGATTTTACGATCCCAGACGGCGTAAAGAAGACTTACCACCTGGTGTCGATCGACGAGAAGCGGGGGACATTTGACATCACTTTGATCAAGCACAATGGCCAGGATAATCGAGTCGAAGAGATTTGGTTTGCAGGCGACCATAGCAACGTCGGCGGCGGCCTGCCAGACTGCGGGCTGTCCGACATCAGCCTGCGCTTTATGATCAATCGTGCGTCTGGGGCAATCAACTTCACGAAAGAGGCAATCGAATTCAAGGGCCAACCGTTTAAGCTCAAACCCGAAAAGCAAAATGAGGTGGTCAAGCTCTTCTCGGAAGAGTCGGGGTGGTATTGGGGATCGAACATAATCCGAGCGTTCAGAGTTGAAAGCGAAGAGCCCGGGGCATTGCCTCACATTCACAAATCCGTTTTTGAGCTCAAAGAGGCACTGAAGCTGGCTGGCTGCAAGAAGTATTTGCAGAATGTCCCTGAGTTCACGGCGCGCGACGCCTACCGCCTTGAAGAGAGGGACTAG
- a CDS encoding caspase family protein — protein MKAILSFAVIGLFVLNAPLFAQRTQRPKPTPKTPTQRKPSAPQPAPAPAVNRPELVLQSGHSDNVRAVAFSPDGKLVASASSDKTIRLWEVETGQMLRVLDQHRDSVTSIAFSPDGKTIASGSLDKTVAICDVKTGRLVRTLADHEDEVNAVAFSPDGKTIASGSRDATINLWNAATGEVIETIEVPGAEFRAVAFSRDGKILASGSSDKTVRLWQVSDAHLIRALEGHSAAIRSVAFGPPGEAGQVLASAGEDKVIKTWNADSGVLIRTLQGHLGIVTYAAFSQDGKLLFSSSQDKTIRVWDLQKGNTIRVIEGATAPITALALGNDGNTLAAGSWTGIILSNGATGKWIRTLEGRLSNIRAVAFSPDGKTLATATRNNVKFWDGRSGGLIHTLQGHSSQVNAVAFSGDGKKLASASADKTIKLWDVARTRLIRDFTGHISNVTALAFSPDGRLIASGSVDKTVRLWDVETGRSRTLEGHYTLISALAFSPNGKTVASGSYDNTIRLWDVESGKTVYTLTGHISEVTGIAFNPGGTMLASSSRDKTIKLWNTQTGKLIRTLEGHAADVFAVAFNPDGTVLVSGGYDKTLRLWDPNTGQPIRILEGHTSPVIAVAFSPDGKFIVSGSEDASAKIWSPDQSAPLTTLVSFNEGADWLAVTPEGLFDGSPEAWKSILWRFAANTFDVRPVEIFFNEFYYPGLLADVLAGKKPRAAQSIAQVDRRQPQVKLALVDDSLNATRPIASRKIKIRVQVAEALPDATHSSGSGARDVRLFRNGALIKAWRGDVLNSQPNATLEETISIVAGENALTAYAFNRDNIKSADATLPLKGSDSLKRKGVAYVVIVGVNEYANPQYNLKYAVADAQTFGETLRQAQSKLANFSRFELIPLFNKDATRANILAALNRLSGNDGETPPNMPAVLNRIKPAEPEDAVVVYFAGHGTAQKQRFYLIPHDLGYAGPLDGLDEAGLNSLLAHSISDRVLEQAFEHIDASGLLMVIDACNSGQALESEEKRRGPMNSKGLAQLAYEKGIYVLTAAQGYQAALEAENLGHGFLTYALVEDGLKNAAADSDKDQIILIREWLDYAVDKVPEMQTAALLGPRGLKIAFVQGEEKVSDPAKRNVQRPRVFYRREVEPQPLVVGKVPGSR, from the coding sequence ATGAAAGCTATTCTCTCATTTGCCGTCATCGGACTCTTCGTGCTCAACGCTCCGCTTTTTGCCCAGCGAACTCAACGTCCGAAGCCGACGCCTAAGACTCCGACCCAACGTAAACCGTCGGCTCCGCAACCGGCGCCGGCGCCGGCTGTCAACAGGCCCGAGCTGGTGCTTCAGAGCGGGCACTCGGATAACGTCCGCGCGGTGGCATTCAGCCCAGACGGCAAGCTCGTGGCTTCAGCGAGCTCGGATAAGACCATACGATTGTGGGAAGTTGAGACCGGCCAGATGCTTCGCGTTCTCGATCAGCATCGAGACAGCGTAACGTCCATAGCCTTCAGCCCCGACGGAAAAACGATTGCTTCCGGTAGCCTCGATAAGACCGTCGCGATCTGTGACGTCAAGACTGGGCGGCTGGTTCGCACGCTTGCGGATCACGAAGATGAAGTGAACGCGGTGGCCTTCAGTCCGGATGGCAAAACAATCGCCTCCGGTAGCCGCGATGCGACAATCAATCTCTGGAACGCGGCCACCGGCGAGGTGATCGAGACGATTGAAGTGCCGGGTGCCGAATTTCGCGCAGTCGCCTTCAGTCGCGACGGAAAGATTCTGGCCTCGGGAAGCTCGGACAAAACTGTAAGACTGTGGCAGGTGAGTGACGCTCATCTGATCCGCGCTCTGGAGGGCCACTCGGCCGCCATACGTTCTGTCGCGTTCGGCCCACCAGGAGAAGCCGGGCAAGTCCTCGCTTCCGCCGGGGAGGACAAGGTCATCAAGACTTGGAACGCCGATAGCGGGGTCTTAATCCGCACCCTCCAGGGGCATTTGGGGATTGTTACTTACGCGGCGTTCAGTCAGGACGGCAAACTCCTTTTTTCTTCAAGTCAGGATAAGACGATCAGGGTCTGGGATCTTCAAAAGGGCAACACCATCCGCGTGATTGAAGGCGCAACGGCGCCGATCACCGCCCTGGCTCTCGGCAATGATGGGAACACCCTCGCCGCCGGCAGTTGGACCGGAATAATTCTCTCCAACGGAGCGACCGGCAAGTGGATTCGCACGCTCGAAGGCCGCTTATCCAACATCCGCGCAGTCGCCTTTAGCCCGGACGGCAAAACGCTGGCTACCGCAACCAGGAACAACGTGAAATTTTGGGACGGGCGCTCCGGTGGCTTGATACATACCTTGCAGGGGCATTCGTCACAGGTCAATGCCGTGGCCTTCAGCGGGGACGGAAAGAAACTCGCTTCGGCGAGCGCGGATAAAACTATCAAGCTCTGGGATGTGGCGCGCACAAGACTGATCCGCGATTTTACGGGACACATTTCCAACGTCACCGCGCTTGCCTTTAGCCCGGACGGCCGGCTCATAGCTTCCGGCAGCGTTGATAAGACCGTCAGGTTATGGGACGTCGAGACTGGCAGGTCTCGTACGCTGGAAGGGCACTACACTCTTATCAGCGCGCTCGCTTTTTCTCCCAACGGCAAAACCGTCGCTTCCGGAAGCTATGACAATACGATCAGGCTCTGGGACGTCGAGAGCGGCAAAACGGTCTACACTCTTACGGGGCACATTTCCGAAGTAACCGGTATTGCCTTCAACCCTGGCGGTACAATGCTGGCTTCCTCCAGCCGCGACAAGACCATCAAGCTGTGGAACACCCAGACCGGTAAACTGATCCGCACCCTTGAAGGCCACGCCGCGGACGTTTTTGCAGTCGCGTTCAATCCGGACGGAACAGTGTTGGTTTCGGGAGGCTACGACAAAACGCTGCGGCTCTGGGACCCGAACACCGGTCAACCGATTCGCATTCTGGAAGGTCATACCAGCCCGGTGATCGCCGTAGCCTTCAGCCCGGACGGCAAGTTCATTGTTTCGGGCAGCGAGGATGCGAGCGCTAAGATTTGGTCGCCCGATCAGTCGGCGCCTCTCACCACGCTGGTGAGTTTCAACGAAGGAGCAGATTGGTTGGCTGTCACACCCGAGGGTCTGTTTGACGGCTCCCCAGAAGCGTGGAAATCGATTCTTTGGCGTTTTGCCGCTAATACCTTCGATGTGAGGCCGGTCGAAATTTTCTTCAACGAGTTCTACTACCCTGGCCTGCTTGCGGATGTTCTGGCGGGCAAAAAGCCACGCGCTGCTCAAAGCATCGCGCAAGTCGATCGCCGCCAGCCTCAAGTGAAACTCGCGTTGGTTGACGATAGCCTGAACGCAACCCGGCCTATCGCTTCGCGAAAGATCAAGATCAGAGTGCAGGTCGCGGAAGCGCTGCCGGATGCAACTCATAGCTCGGGTAGCGGAGCGCGCGACGTGAGGCTGTTCAGAAACGGCGCGCTTATAAAGGCATGGCGCGGCGACGTGCTTAACTCGCAGCCAAACGCGACGCTCGAAGAAACCATCTCAATCGTCGCGGGCGAGAATGCGCTCACCGCTTACGCCTTCAATCGAGACAACATAAAAAGCGCGGACGCCACGCTTCCGCTGAAGGGAAGCGACAGCCTGAAGCGCAAAGGCGTCGCGTACGTGGTGATAGTCGGCGTCAATGAATACGCGAATCCGCAATACAACCTCAAGTATGCAGTCGCCGACGCGCAAACTTTTGGCGAGACGTTGCGGCAGGCACAAAGCAAACTGGCGAACTTCTCGCGGTTTGAGCTGATCCCGCTCTTTAATAAGGATGCAACCCGAGCGAACATTTTGGCCGCGCTCAACCGGCTTTCGGGAAATGACGGTGAAACGCCGCCGAACATGCCGGCTGTGTTGAATCGAATCAAACCTGCTGAACCTGAAGACGCGGTAGTCGTCTACTTCGCCGGCCACGGCACCGCGCAAAAGCAAAGGTTCTATTTGATACCGCATGACCTTGGCTATGCCGGGCCTCTGGATGGACTGGATGAGGCGGGTCTGAACTCGCTGCTCGCGCACAGCATTTCAGACCGAGTGCTCGAGCAGGCTTTCGAGCACATCGACGCGAGTGGTCTCCTGATGGTGATCGACGCCTGTAATAGCGGGCAGGCGTTGGAATCCGAGGAGAAGCGGCGCGGCCCGATGAACTCAAAAGGACTCGCGCAGCTCGCGTACGAAAAAGGGATCTATGTTCTTACGGCGGCGCAAGGCTATCAAGCGGCTTTGGAAGCGGAAAACCTGGGACATGGTTTTTTGACTTATGCTCTTGTGGAGGATGGTCTGAAGAATGCCGCAGCCGATAGCGACAAAGATCAAATAATTTTGATACGTGAATGGCTGGACTACGCCGTGGACAAAGTGCCGGAGATGCAAACGGCTGCATTGCTGGGACCGCGAGGGCTGAAGATCGCATTCGTACAAGGGGAAGAAAAAGTTTCCGATCCGGCGAAACGAAATGTGCAGCGGCCTCGTGTTTTTTATCGGCGCGAGGTCGAACCTCAGCCTTTGGTTGTCGGAAAAGTGCCGGGCAGTAGATAA
- a CDS encoding cyclase family protein yields the protein MKTRTVSTIILIISCMVLLSGCSRHEAPTGRNVFPAGAWVDLSHDFAPDTVYWPTAEPFKLDTVSAGITDKGYYYSAYQFSAAEHGGTHIDAPVHFAERQDSVDQIPLDRLIGRAIKVNVSANSKADRDYQVSVADFQTWETRNGRIPDDSIVLLETGWSEYWTDRKKYLGTDKRGAEAVAELHFPGLAPEAARWLTENRKIKAIGLDTASIDYGQSQLFESHRILMGQGIPAFENVANLERLPEKVAMVIAMPMKIRGGSGGPLRIIAFVVR from the coding sequence TTGAAAACCCGAACTGTCTCGACAATCATCCTTATCATCTCTTGCATGGTTCTATTGTCTGGTTGCTCACGGCACGAAGCCCCAACCGGGCGGAACGTCTTTCCCGCGGGTGCGTGGGTTGACCTGTCGCACGATTTCGCTCCCGACACTGTCTACTGGCCGACGGCTGAGCCGTTCAAGCTGGACACGGTATCGGCGGGAATCACAGACAAAGGGTATTACTACTCGGCCTACCAGTTCAGCGCAGCCGAACACGGCGGGACTCACATTGACGCGCCGGTGCATTTCGCCGAGCGGCAGGATAGTGTCGATCAAATCCCGTTGGACCGGCTGATCGGTCGCGCGATCAAGGTGAATGTATCGGCAAACTCGAAGGCAGATCGCGACTATCAAGTCAGCGTCGCCGACTTCCAAACCTGGGAAACGCGAAACGGCAGAATCCCGGACGACTCGATCGTGCTGCTAGAGACGGGGTGGTCCGAGTACTGGACCGACCGGAAAAAGTACCTCGGCACCGATAAGCGTGGCGCCGAAGCTGTCGCTGAGCTTCACTTCCCGGGGCTTGCGCCCGAAGCGGCCCGCTGGTTGACTGAGAACCGCAAGATCAAGGCGATCGGCCTGGACACCGCAAGCATCGACTATGGTCAGTCTCAATTGTTCGAGAGCCACCGCATTTTGATGGGACAAGGCATCCCGGCGTTCGAGAATGTGGCAAATCTCGAGCGCTTGCCGGAGAAGGTGGCGATGGTGATCGCGATGCCGATGAAGATCAGAGGCGGCAGCGGCGGCCCGCTTCGCATCATCGCGTTCGTTGTGCGCTGA
- a CDS encoding tetratricopeptide repeat protein — protein MAANTSYDSLGEAYMIDGNKELAIKDYQRSIELNPRNTNGIATLKKLQEEKKE, from the coding sequence GTGGCGGCCAACACGTCCTACGACAGCCTTGGCGAGGCGTACATGATTGACGGCAATAAGGAGCTTGCGATAAAGGACTATCAGCGGTCGATTGAATTGAATCCCAGGAACACGAACGGCATAGCTACACTGAAGAAGCTGCAGGAAGAAAAGAAGGAGTGA